A part of Bacteroidia bacterium genomic DNA contains:
- a CDS encoding class I SAM-dependent methyltransferase has protein sequence MDKTQIAVEIFDRRAVEYQSKFMDVGLYSETFDLFCDAIKTENAAILDIACGPGNITQYLLNKRPDFQITGIDLAPNMIQLAKINNPSAKFQIMDCRDIGTIGKKYEGIMCGFCLPYLSKEECVKLIGDAAGLLTPGGALYISTMEDDYTKSGFVQSSSGEDKMYMHYHQADYLTQAFLDNGFSIIDLQRIDFPAQNGTTTIDLVMVGKR, from the coding sequence ATGGACAAAACCCAAATTGCTGTAGAAATATTTGACAGACGCGCTGTTGAATACCAGTCCAAATTTATGGACGTAGGCCTGTACAGCGAAACATTTGATTTGTTTTGCGACGCCATAAAAACAGAAAATGCAGCCATTCTGGATATTGCCTGCGGCCCGGGAAATATCACGCAGTATCTGCTTAATAAAAGACCTGATTTTCAGATTACAGGGATTGACCTGGCGCCCAATATGATTCAACTCGCCAAAATCAACAATCCCTCCGCCAAATTCCAGATCATGGATTGCCGGGATATAGGGACAATCGGCAAAAAATATGAGGGTATTATGTGCGGATTTTGCCTGCCCTATCTCTCAAAAGAAGAGTGTGTAAAACTGATCGGCGATGCTGCCGGACTATTGACCCCTGGCGGCGCCCTTTATATCAGTACAATGGAGGATGATTACACCAAATCGGGCTTCGTACAGTCAAGCTCCGGCGAAGATAAAATGTATATGCATTATCACCAGGCAGATTACCTGACACAGGCATTTCTCGATAACGGGTTCAGTATAATAGATTTACAGAGAATAGATTTCCCGGCACAGAACGGAACAACGACCATAGATCTGGTGATGGTCGGGAAAAGGTAA